Genomic DNA from Triticum dicoccoides isolate Atlit2015 ecotype Zavitan chromosome 4B, WEW_v2.0, whole genome shotgun sequence:
CAGGAGAACATCACATACTCACCGGAGTATACTACATCCCACGGCTTCGCAACAACATCATCTCTATCGGGAAACTTGACGAGAATGGATGCAAGGTGGATATTGAGAACGGAGTGATGACGATCTTTGACAACCTCCAATACGTGTGTTCGGACAGACTTTTCTGGTCCAAGGTTCAATCTTGAGCACAACAGGTTCCAACCATGGCATACTTCACATGTATTGCAAGAAAATCCTAGGTGTTGACCCCATCATTAAACATATATTTAATTGTCATATAATAATTTATTATTTCATAACAAGGGGAAATGAACCCAGAATTTTAATTTGTTTTGATAAATAAGACACGTCAGATTCCAAAGCAAGCAAATGAGATCATATTAGTGTGACAAATATAATATTGTCAATTATTCACAAGGTATAAATACATTCACTGATTACAGACACACAATGGAATGACATATGCTCCATTTATTTTATAGATTAGGATGCATATCTAGAAACTCAACCATGTCCTTCACTTGTGCACTGGTCTTCCGGGTAATTAACAAATGTCTGTCTCAGTAGTGGTTGTTCTCCCAGAACTGAGCCTGGAGATAGTCAATTGTATTCTTTTCCACCTGAAATGCCTTGGCAAGAACATCATCTGATATTGGTGGGTCTGACCCAAACACTGCATTGGCAATTGTGATAGCCCCTGGGTTCTGGCTACTTAGCGCGGCAATTGCAACAGCGGGCTGGTGGGGGTTGGGGTTGAATTGGAAGTGGATGAGCCCCACGGGGAAGACAAACACATCACCTTTGTTGAGCACCTTGGAGAAGAACTTGTTTTTGTTGGGGGCGGGCTGGTTGGATGTCACAAAGCCAACGTACAGTGTTCCCTCGAGCACCGTGAGGATCTCAGTGGCGCGAGGGTGCGTATGTGGTGGGTTTTGACCCAATGGAGCATAGTCGATGCGTGCAATTGAGATGCCGAGGGTGTTGAGTCCAGCAATCTGCATGACATTGATCAAAGTGACGTTGGATCCAACCTTGTTGGGCATCCTAGGCTTGTCGAGGTTGGCCGCCTTGAAGAAGTCGTCTGCTTTGACGTCCATCGGGTCCTTGCAAACAAACCCGTTGACACGGACTGGGGCACAAGAGACGTACATGTAAGCTCAGATTTTACAAAGTTGATTTGACTTGCATATAATTTCCA
This window encodes:
- the LOC119292253 gene encoding germin-like protein 8-11, giving the protein MASSSSFLLLGALLALVSRQATASDPSPLQDFCVADMNSPVRVNGFVCKDPMDVKADDFFKAANLDKPRMPNKVGSNVTLINVMQIAGLNTLGISIARIDYAPLGQNPPHTHPRATEILTVLEGTLYVGFVTSNQPAPNKNKFFSKVLNKGDVFVFPVGLIHFQFNPNPHQPAVAIAALSSQNPGAITIANAVFGSDPPISDDVLAKAFQVEKNTIDYLQAQFWENNHY